A window of Candidatus Bathyarchaeia archaeon genomic DNA:
AATGGCCACACAAGGGCTTTTGCAGCCTATCTTTGCGGTTTCGCAGAAGTGCCAGTTTATTGGGAAAAAGAAGAACTCGCTTGGGACGTGTACAAAGTTTGCGTAGAATGGTGTAAGAAGGAGGAGATACGCACCATTGCCGACCTTGAAAATAGGATAGTGCCTCAAGGAGAATACGAAAGACTATGGTATGCACGGTGCGAGAAACTGGAGCAAGAATTAAAACGCAAGAGAAAAAGTGCACTTAAGAAGACATTGCGGCATAAAATTAGGAGCTGAGATGTTTGAGGTTGTATGCTGTAAAGACAAGGGTTATCCATGTTGGCGACAATCTTGTTGATCTGGTTTTGAAGGCTTTAACTGAACAAAATCTTTTATTGGAGGATAATGACGTTTTGGTTTTTGCCTCCAAGATTGTGGCGTATGCGCAAGGACGAATTGTTAAATTGGATGATGTGAAGCCGTCCAAAAGGGCGGTGGAGCTTGCCGAACGATTTTCCATTAGAAGCGAGCTTGCCGAGTTGATACTGCGTGAAGCAAACGCGGTTTATGGTGGTGTTGAAAAAGCTGTTTTAACGCTCAAGAATCACGTGTTAACGGTTAATGCTGGGATAGACAATAAAAACGCACCTTTAGGCTGCGTTGTTTTGTGGCCTGAAAACGTCAAGGAGACAGCGAAACAATTGAGGGAGGAGATCCTTCACAAAACTGGAAAGAAGGTTGCAGTTCTAATAGTTGATAGTGGCTTGATGCCGCTGAGAAAGGGAACAATGGGTCTTGCTTTGGCTGTTGCAGGCTTTAAACCGGTTGAAGACTATCGGGGGCAGAGCGACCTCTATGGAAGGGAAATAGTGATCACGCAACACGCTATTGCGGAGGATTTGGCCTCTGCAGCCCATCTGCTTATGGGCGAATCATCTGAGAAGACTCCAATAGTGCTTGTTAAGGGGGCTCCGCTCAAGTTTGATGATGGTGTCTACGGCCCTGAAGACTTGGCTCTGCCCAGCAGTCAATGCGTTTTCATGAACGCTTTTTCAGCACAACCATCAAACGCTTTGATGAGGCCAGCGTTTTCTAGGGCTTTGTGAACCGCGACCCCGATTAGTGTAGAGCCAAGCGCTATAAGTATTCGTTCAATTGGATAAAGGAAGGTTGTTGCTTGCCATATACCCTTCCAGACGTTCAAGTCCTGTAGAAAAATGGGCCAATAGAGAACCTCAAAAGTTAGAGAGCCCGCAATTTGGCCAGCCAATGTTGAGACTAGGGAGAAAATCAGAAACTTGATGGTTAGGTTTAAGTTGCCTCTATGTCGGGTTAGCCAGATTAAGATTAAAAAACCCGCTATTTGAAACCACATGGAAGGCGGGAAAAGCCAGATAGGCCCCACAGGCGGATAAAAGCCGAAAACAAGAAGCAAAATCATGTAAACGAAAATGCACAATTTCCTCTTTTCCTCTTTTAGAAAGCCAGCTAGTAACCCGGCGGTCACTCCTGAAACAAGGCTGGGCGGCGATATAACTCCTGCAAAAAATCCTATGAAACCGCCTATAAGAGTGGAAGCTGCACCAATCAAAGGTCCGAATAACATGCCGATTGTCGGGGCAAACATAGCCGCTAGTGTTATGAAGTTTTGTGAGCCAACTATTCGGAAGAGAGGAATAAAGCACGCAACCGCATACAGTCCTGAAAAACAGATGATTAAGGCTAGTTGCTTTGAGTTTATTGCGAATGAGCTTCTAGCAATGTTTGCTCTAGTGATGTCCATTTTGAACCTATTCCTTGCTGGCAAAATGGCTTCAAATAGCTATAATCAATTTTGCGGTTTACAGTTGAAAATAAGAATGTGCAAAATAAGCGGTTTAAACGGCTTATTCGCGTGGACTACTCTTCTGCTGGAGCCTCCACGACTTCGGCTTCGGCGAATCTTCGGCTTATTCTTGTTATCCTTATTTTGACGTGGTCGCCTGGCTTCGTGTTTGGTATGAAGGTTACTAGTCCCTGGATGCGGGCTATTCCCTCACCTCTTCGGCTTGTTTCTGTGACGTCTACTTCGTATTCTTTGCCTAGCTCAACTGGTTTCGGTGGGAAGCGTTTTGGTCCTCCTCTTCCGAAGTCTCTTCTTCCGCCGAATCTTCTTCTCTCTTCCATACGTTCTCACCTCTCATGTGTGGATAAAATGTTCCGCGAGCTATTTGACGGTGAGTTTTCCGTATTTTCCAACGTTTAGCTGGATTTCGCCTTTGAAGCTTGTTACGTAGCCGTTTTCCACCTTGACTGTATCGTTGATGTTCACTTGGTTTATTTGCTCGTTCCAAAGCGTCAGTTTCACTGTGCCTGTTTCGTCTGCTATGATGGCTGTTGCCACTTTGTGGGTGGTGTCCTTGAACCTTGAAATAACCTCCCGTGGGGCGGTTTTGTTCACAACTTTGGCTTCAATGTTTACGCGTCTCATGCCGTTTCGCAGTTCTTTAATCTTCAATTTTCATCCTCCTTTCGGTTTAGGGTATTCTTTCCGCGATGGCGAATTTTCCGCCGACGGATAAAATCCGCACTTTGACACGTTCGCCTATTCTGCTGTTTGGAACAAAAATCATGTAGCCTTGAATGCGGGCTATGCCATCGCCTCTGCTTCCAATGTCGTCTATGACAACTTCTAGCTCTTGATTCTCCTTTACTGGTGCTGTTTGGAAGAGTGGTTTGTCGGGGAGAAAGCGTCTACTGCTTCCAAACCTTCTCGGTTTTCTTTCAACGTATTTCGTTTTTTCTGGGAGCCTTCTTGGCATACTGTTTTTTCGTCCTTATCGCGGAACAGCCTTCAACCCAAAAACCAAGTGTCTCCTTTCCGGAAACACTGGTTTAAGGCTGAGGCTTGTCAGAACAAGAGACATCCACGCATATAAATCTTGCTAGAGTAAACGGTATATTACAGTTGCATGTTATTTGCCATAGTTAGTTAGGATATATGGCTAGGACGATGAGCGAAATTGCCGGAAACGTCACCGACAAAACCCCTGATTCAGCTTGTGGACGTTTACAAAGAATACAGAGTAGGAGCCATTTCCACAATGGCTCTTAAAAGGGTGAATTTTAATATCTACAGCGGGCAACTTATTGCCATAATGGGGCCTTCTGGGTCTGGAAAAACAACCCTCCTGAACATGATAGGACTTTTGGATAGACCATCAAAAGGCAAAATTTACTTTGACGGGGTTGATGTTTCAAGGCTTGACGATAAAGCCTTGGCGAATCTGCGCAATACCAAGCTTGGCTTTGTCTTTCAAACATTCAACCTTATCAACAGGCTGACGGTATTCGAAAATATTGAGCTACCTCTAATACCGAGGGGTATACCCCGCGGCGAAAGGGCAAAAATGGTTTTGGAAGCGCTAACCAAGGTTGGTGGAGAAGAGGGTTGGCTTCGCAAAAAGCCAAACCAGCTTTCAGGTGGGCAACAACAGCGGGTCGCCATAGCCAGAGCCATTGTTGGAAACCCTGTTGTCCTTTTGGCGGATGAGCCCACTGGAAACTTGGACAGAGCCTCAGCTAAACTGGTTGTGGAAACATTCCTAAACCTAAACAAGGCTGGACACACCGTGGTGGTTGTCACTCATGACCCAGAAGTGGCGAACTGCATGGATAAAATATATGTCATAAGAGATGGAGAAATTATAGGCGAATTTCCAGCCAAAAAGTCGGAATCCCTTATAAGCAAGGGATAAAATCAGCTGGAAGAGGTGAAACCTTGAGGGTCTTGAAGAAAGCCTTAAACATCTTGTTGGTTGTCGCCATCACATTGCAGTATGCTTCCACGTTGATTAGCGGAATAGTCCTTGGAAATTCCCAAGCAGATTTCGTCATAAGAAGTTATTATGCAAGGTCTTCGGCCGACACCTCCAACATTTATCCGGGTAGCAGGAGAGTTTACCTGAAAATCGAGGCGGAATATCAAAACAGCGCATTCAGCGCTACAATGGTTTTTGGATGGCTGAAAACACCGGAAGGTATAAGCTTCAGCTCCGGAAGCGACGTCTCCTCTCCGGCCAAATTTAATGGAAGCGTGGTCAGAGAAGTCACTTTCGGCATGGTTATAACGTTTGAGTATCTGCTAGACTTTTCTAGAGGCTTATCTCCAGGCACCTACTACTTAACTTTGAACATAACTTATGTGAAGGGTTCCATCCCCTCCTACGACCTGCACCCGAACGAAGTAAAAATCGAAGTTTCATCATATCCAGACATTTCGCTGAGAGTCATCGACGCCTACTTCTCGCCATCCCCCTATCCGGGCTCTGTGGATACAAACCTCTATGTGGTTTTGGAGAATAACGGAAGTACTATAAACTCTGTATACTTTAACCTTACACGCCTTAACGGGTTTATTGTTAAAAACCCCCGGGCAAGTGTGGGGCTTGTCAATAGAGGCGACAGGTTCACAATAACCTTTACAGGCGTGTCAATACCGCCAGACGCTTCTGTTGGGACATATTTTGCGGAAATCTACTCCGACTGTAGTGCACGGACGGAGGACGGTGTAGCCTACACCAAAACCGCGAACTTGACTGTTCCAGTGAAAGTTGAGGCTCCTCCTCCGGAGCAGCCTGTCCAGGTGGCGGATGTGAACACGCTTTATGGGGGGTCTCCTGCCCCGCTTTTGCCTTCATCTAGGGGCGTTGTTTTGCGGGTTTATCTCATCAACAGACTTCCAGACGCCATAAATGCGATGATTGTAAACGTCAAGCTTCCAGGGGGGATAGAGCTCAGAGCTATTTCGGGAACCTACATGAATGGTATGGCTTCTGGCGGTACATGTTTTGTCGACTTAACCGTGGACGTTGACTCAAACATAAACTTGGCTAGGTACAATGGCACATTGGATATAACCTACTTCAAGATTGCCGGCGGATCCTCCTTCCCCATGAATCAGACGGTTTCATTTTCAATAAGTGTTGAAAGTCCCCACAGCCATGTATCCGAGTTAATGCTCGTCGAGGCTTATTGGGGCTATCCAGATCCGATGCCAGTCTATTCAACGTCGCGCTACGTGCCCTTAACCCTGAAATTTGCCAATACTGGACGTTATCCCATTTGGGGTGTTGTGGTTAACGCTTCATCCCAGCATCTTAGACCAATCAAGGATTCGGAAGCCTGCGCTACAACCGTTGCAAGCGGCGGCTCCTGCACAGCAGTCCTTTACTTCGACATGAACACGACTGCGCCAACGATTCCCGTAAAGGTTTCAGCAAGTTACCTATTCACCGAGTTTGGGGCTCATATAAGCCTTGTTAGGGATTTCACGGCTTGTTTGCTTATTGAAAGTTATCCAGCCTCAGAAAGCATACTCTCCATTGTAAATGCTGGCTGGCAGAACAATCTGAATGTCTTCCCCAAAACCAGCAACGCCACATACCAAGTGACATTGGCGAACAGGGCGCCCTACTCTCTGGGCGGAATAAACCTCAAACTCAAATTGCCCAGTGGAATGACCTCCAAAGGGCAAAGCGAAGCCACCGCCTACATTGAAGGTCCCATTAGAAGCCTAGCTTCCTTCACAGCATCCTTCACGATAACTGTTGGCGACGTGCCGCCCGGAAGCTACAAGGCAAACTTAACCGTTGACTGCGTAATGAGTTCCGGAGGTCCAGGAGTTAGGCGTGTTGAAGAATTTAATGTGCAGGTAACGGTTAACGATGATGGCGCGGCTCTTGAGCTTCTTGAGACCAGATGGTATGAGGGAACTGTTGGCCCCTACACTTATGGCGCTCACCTCATAATTATGATCAGAAACGTCTACGTGGACGGTTTAAGGGGCGCCATGCTGGAGCTTGAACTACCAGGCGGCTTCCGCAACGCCGTGGACAACTCAACAAGGGTTAAAACCCCACCTCTGTCAGTGCAACTTCCCCAGCAACTGCAAGCCCTGAACTTGGCGGAAATCCTAAACGCCTTCTTTAGCGCCCAATACGCTGGGCCCACGCAAGTTTACGGTAGGGGTGACATCCTAACCTTTATGGTTAGCTTAAACATATTTAATGTTGAAATGGGCAGCCATGTGTTTAACGGAGTTCTTTCATACATTGACGCTTGGGGCGGAAATAGGCGAATCCCCTTAACAGTTCAAGTTGCAGTACTTGGCAAGGCTGGATACATTGAGGTAGCAGTGGACAAAAGCCTAAGCGTCAAAAGCCGCTATGTAAACACCACTCTCACGCTTGTGAATCATGGAAGCACACCCATGTATGACGTATACATTGTGGTTTCACCATATCAAACAAACCCGGTGTTGATAGCCTCCCCGGCGGTGAATCACATCCGAAAAATAAACCCGAGTGAAGCATGCACAATACCATTAACTTTGGCGTACAACCCGCTGGGCTTCTACACCCAAATGGGCTCAGCATCCTACATAACCTATGGACCCGTTCCATTAATGGTTTCAGTCTTCTACAGAGATGCATGTGGATATTACCGAACCTTCAACAACTCCGTAACGGTGGTCGTTGAACCCTTCATAGAGCTTGCCATAAAAAGCGTTAAGGCAACGGGAACAAACGTATCCTCAACCGTGACTGGAACAATCATCAATTATGGTTCTTCAACAGCATATCGTGTCGAGGTGGAACTGCGAGTGGGGGACACTGTGGCTTCTGAAACCATAGGCGACGTTGGCCCAGGCGAAGAGATTGCCTTTAGAGTGGATATCGGCAAGTACGGTGAGACCGCCGTTCTAGCCGTGCGCTATTACAACGTTTTCAATGAAAAAGAATCAAAGGAAATGAGCATTAATATAACAAGGCGGGAGGAAGCGGCGCCTCCGACAGCGAAGGAGGAAGGACTGCCGATTGAAAGATGGGTTATCGTGACTGGAGTGATAATCTTCTTAATTGTGTCAGCCCTATTGATATATAGGATGATGAAGAAGACCAAAATTGTGGAAAGCGTACCTCCCGAAATGTAATTTGCAACGGTGAACAGCGAATGTTCATGGACTTTATTCGACTGTCGCTTAAGGCTTTAAGCGAAAGAAGAGTGCGGGCGGCCCTAACCATAACGGGCATAGCTATTGGTCCTCTGGTTCTGGTTATGATGAGTTCGGTTGTTGGAAGCTACTCCAACTACATAGAGCAGAGGATAACCTCTCTCGGGCAAAATGCCATTGCCATCTTTCCAACAGAAAACTATCGGCTCGACGAGGAAGACCTAAACTATATTAGAACGATAGAGGCCGTTAGAAGGGCTGAACCCTTCTATAACACCCAAGGAGTTGTGAAAAGAGGAACAGAAGATGTTAAAATAGCCATGTTTGCCGTGGATTACCGCCTACTTTTTGAGGCTA
This region includes:
- a CDS encoding OB-fold nucleic acid binding domain-containing protein produces the protein MKIKELRNGMRRVNIEAKVVNKTAPREVISRFKDTTHKVATAIIADETGTVKLTLWNEQINQVNINDTVKVENGYVTSFKGEIQLNVGKYGKLTVK
- a CDS encoding TRAM domain-containing protein; protein product: MEERRRFGGRRDFGRGGPKRFPPKPVELGKEYEVDVTETSRRGEGIARIQGLVTFIPNTKPGDHVKIRITRISRRFAEAEVVEAPAEE
- a CDS encoding TRAM domain-containing protein, with protein sequence MPRRLPEKTKYVERKPRRFGSSRRFLPDKPLFQTAPVKENQELEVVIDDIGSRGDGIARIQGYMIFVPNSRIGERVKVRILSVGGKFAIAERIP
- a CDS encoding ABC transporter ATP-binding protein, coding for MALKRVNFNIYSGQLIAIMGPSGSGKTTLLNMIGLLDRPSKGKIYFDGVDVSRLDDKALANLRNTKLGFVFQTFNLINRLTVFENIELPLIPRGIPRGERAKMVLEALTKVGGEEGWLRKKPNQLSGGQQQRVAIARAIVGNPVVLLADEPTGNLDRASAKLVVETFLNLNKAGHTVVVVTHDPEVANCMDKIYVIRDGEIIGEFPAKKSESLISKG
- the cofE gene encoding coenzyme F420-0:L-glutamate ligase, coding for MRLYAVKTRVIHVGDNLVDLVLKALTEQNLLLEDNDVLVFASKIVAYAQGRIVKLDDVKPSKRAVELAERFSIRSELAELILREANAVYGGVEKAVLTLKNHVLTVNAGIDNKNAPLGCVVLWPENVKETAKQLREEILHKTGKKVAVLIVDSGLMPLRKGTMGLALAVAGFKPVEDYRGQSDLYGREIVITQHAIAEDLASAAHLLMGESSEKTPIVLVKGAPLKFDDGVYGPEDLALPSSQCVFMNAFSAQPSNALMRPAFSRAL